From Psychrobacillus sp. FSL K6-2836, a single genomic window includes:
- a CDS encoding CitMHS family transporter, whose translation MLALLGFSMIAVFMYLIITKRMSAMVALVSIPILFALLGGFGPGIGEMMLDGIKQVAPTGVMLMFAILYFGVMIDAGLFDPLVSKILVIVKGDPLKIVLGTAILSMLVALDGDGTTTYMITVSAMLPLYKRIGMNPLILTCVAMLSFGVMNMTPWGGPTARAVAALQLDVADVFTPLIPVMAVGILWCLFTAYILGKKERKRLGVAEIQYSKDEMLALGELAVTSALEDYKRPKLLWVNFILTIVLIVCLVTSVLPLATLFMIAFVVALMINYPNLDDQKERISNHAGNVLAVVGLVFASGIFTGILSGTEMVDAMANSLVSVIPDSLGSNFAVITAVTSIPFTYFMANDPYYFGVLPILAETAAAYGVDPVEIARASLLGQPVHAMSPLMASAYLLVGMAGVEFGDHQKFIIKWALGSCFVMIIAAIVFGVISF comes from the coding sequence ATGTTAGCGCTTTTAGGTTTTTCAATGATCGCTGTATTTATGTACTTAATCATAACAAAACGAATGTCCGCGATGGTCGCGTTGGTTTCAATACCAATTTTGTTCGCATTACTAGGAGGATTTGGACCAGGCATCGGTGAAATGATGCTAGATGGTATCAAACAAGTTGCACCGACTGGTGTAATGTTAATGTTCGCTATACTTTATTTTGGTGTAATGATTGATGCTGGCCTATTTGATCCGCTTGTTTCAAAAATTTTAGTCATTGTTAAGGGAGACCCATTAAAAATTGTTTTAGGTACAGCTATCCTTTCCATGCTTGTAGCACTTGATGGTGATGGAACAACAACTTATATGATTACAGTATCAGCAATGCTTCCGCTTTATAAGCGCATTGGAATGAATCCACTCATATTAACATGCGTTGCGATGCTGTCATTTGGTGTTATGAACATGACACCGTGGGGGGGACCGACAGCAAGAGCGGTAGCTGCACTGCAGCTAGATGTAGCGGATGTGTTTACTCCTCTAATCCCTGTTATGGCCGTTGGAATTTTATGGTGTTTATTTACGGCGTATATTCTTGGGAAAAAAGAGCGTAAAAGATTGGGAGTTGCAGAGATTCAATATTCAAAGGACGAGATGCTTGCTTTAGGTGAGCTAGCAGTAACTTCAGCATTGGAAGACTATAAGCGACCGAAATTGTTATGGGTCAATTTCATTTTAACGATTGTACTGATTGTTTGTTTAGTTACCTCTGTATTACCGTTAGCAACTTTGTTCATGATTGCTTTTGTCGTAGCTCTTATGATTAACTATCCAAATCTAGATGACCAGAAAGAAAGGATATCTAATCATGCAGGAAATGTACTCGCAGTTGTTGGTTTAGTTTTTGCTTCTGGTATTTTTACGGGAATTTTATCTGGAACAGAAATGGTTGATGCGATGGCCAATAGCTTAGTTTCAGTAATTCCAGATTCTTTAGGCTCGAATTTCGCCGTCATTACAGCTGTAACAAGTATACCGTTTACTTATTTTATGGCAAATGATCCATACTATTTTGGGGTGCTACCAATATTGGCTGAAACTGCCGCAGCTTATGGTGTGGATCCAGTAGAGATTGCGCGTGCGTCATTACTAGGTCAACCAGTTCATGCGATGAGCCCATTAATGGCTTCTGCCTATTTACTTGTTGGTATGGCTGGTGTGGAATTTGGTGACCATCAAAAGTTTATTATTAAATGGGCTTTAGGGTCATGTTTTGTCATGATTATAGCGGCAATTGTCTTCGGAGTAATTTCTTTCTAA